The Arachis hypogaea cultivar Tifrunner chromosome 19, arahy.Tifrunner.gnm2.J5K5, whole genome shotgun sequence genome has a window encoding:
- the LOC112778927 gene encoding uncharacterized protein, with protein MELSAKVGHGDSGGFVHETYVQDDRPLAPPPIHVAIPEHEAEEGEEESDEDYVADSADSESSDGGNDDEFVPETPAGGVARHVLPPPHPIPALSAVPKFWVGHRFRSREAVLQGVKNYNIRRSAEYRVIESNQLKYHVQCHQADSGCQWSLHVALRQNFGYYPTPLSVFQSCKVRSKQAITSNPHTERCEWQSRRQLHESMVIGKSCTTRCRNCFRHQSCFPGTICDLCVKPYYDGHLMVRDCCMFDKVFWAFLSCVEAFKHCKPFVFEDGTHLYGKYGGVLLITVAQDGNNNILPITFAIVESESTESWSFFLTNLRRHVTPQDGLLVISERSQAIKAVLSSDDSGWHPSRAFHAYCIRHMAVNFMSRFKSVEGKRYLINTAYSPSQAGFEWYMDALRGVSPAMADWADRFRKEIWFQHCDSGRRFGHMTTNLSECINAVLKGTRYLAILAIVRITYERLQKLFVTKGREVQSQLAAINRFSQRLLAAIEKNRKSILKMRVTHCDRRAFVFIVEELESFEGWEHDSFRVRLSEGTCDCGLFQSLYYPCRHTLSGCAAASIEWAPYVHPVYRQEAVFKVYEMGFPPIPDESLWAEWHGTMLRPNLAMRRKATGRPVSTRFRNDMDDVERQEKRCALCRQVGHTRRGCPKQPTGDA; from the exons ATGGAGCTGTCCGCCAAGGTGGGTCACGGTGATAGTGGGGGTTTCGTACATGAAACATATGTGCAGGACGATCGACCTCTCGCACCACCGCCCATTCATGTCGCGATTCCGGAGCATGAGGCAGAGGAGGGTGAGGAGGAGTCGGACGAGGATTACGTAGCGGACAGTGCGGACAGTGAGTCTTCCGATGGtggcaatgatgatgagtttgtgCCGGAGACACCTGCCGGGGGTGTGGCACGCCATGTGCTGCCTCCACCTCACCCGATTCCGGCGCTATCGGCTGTGCCAA AGTTTTGGGTTGGACACAGGTTCAGAAGCCGAGAGGCGGTGCTTCAAGGTGTGAAGAACTACAATATTCGTAGGAGTGCTGAGTACCGGGTGATCGAGTCCAACCagttaaagtaccatgtgcagtgCCATCAAGCCGACAGTGGGTGTCAATGGAGCCTCCATGTGGCCCTTCGTCAGAATTTTGGATACTA TCCAACCCCTCTGTCAGTATTCCAGTCTTGCAAGGTGCGGTCCAAgcaagctatcacttcaaaccctcATACAGAAAGGTGTGAATGGCAAAGCAGAAGGCAATTGCACGAATCTATGGTGATTGGGAAGAGTTGTACAACAAGGTGCCGAAACTGTTTCAGGCACCAGAGCTGTTTCCCTGGCACCATATGTGACCTATGCGTCAAACCGTACTACGATGGACACCTCATGGTGCGCGACTGCTGCATGTTCGACAAAGTATTTTGGGCTTTCTTGTCATGTGTCGAGGccttcaagcattgcaagccgtTTGTATTCGAAGACGGCACGCATCTGTATGGCAAGTACGGTGGAGTGTTGCTTATTACGGTGGCGCAAGACGGGAACAACAACATACTGCCAATTACTTTTGCCATTGTTGAGTCTGAGAGCACCGAGTCATGGTCGTTCTTTCTTACTAATTTGAGGCGCCACGTCACCCCACAAGACGGCTTGCTGGTTATATCCGAAAGATCTCAGGCCATCAAGGCCGTCCTAAGCTCCGATGATAGTGGTTGGCATCCCTCTAGGGCGTTCCATGCTTACTGTATTAGACACATGGCTGTGAATTTCATGAGCCGGTTCAAGTCAGTTGAGGGCAAGAGATACCTCATAAACACTGCTTACAGTCCAAGTCAGGCCGGGTTTGAGTGGTACATGGATGCATTGAGAGGTGTCTCCCCGGCGATGGCGGACTGGGCTGATCGTTTCAGAAAGGAGATTTGGTTTCAACATTGCGATAGTGGGCGGAGGTTTGGACACATGACCACGAATTTGTCCGAGTGCATCAATGCTGTGTTGAAGGGGACACGCTACTTGGCCATTTTGGCCATTGTGCGAATCACGTACGAGAGACTGCAGAAGTTGTTTGTTACGAAGGGTAGAGAAGTGCAGAGCCAGTTGGCGGCCATAAACCGCTTCTCACAGAGACTCTTGGCCGCCATTGAGAAGAATAGAAAAAGCATTCTGAAGATGCGTGTGACGCATTGTGATAGACGGGCCTTCGTGTTTATTGTGGAGGAACTAGAGTCGTTCGAGGGATGGGAGCATGATTCCTTTCGGGTTCGACTTTCGGAGGGAACATGTGATTGCGGATTATTCCAGTCTCTCTACTATCCGTGCCGGCACACACTTTCCGGATGCGCTGCTGCTAGCATTGAGTGGGCCCCGTATGTGCATCCAGTCTACAGGCAGGAAGCTGTGTTCAAGGTGTATGAGATGGGGTTTCCACCCATTCCCGACGAGTCCTTATGGGCGGAGTGGCATGGGACGATGCTGCGTCCTAACCTAGCCATGCGGCGAAAGGCGACCGGAAGACCAGTGTCCACCAGATTCCGAAACGATATGGATGACGTCGAGCGACAAGAGAAGCGGTGTGCCTTGTGTAGGCAAGTCGGCCATACTAGACGGGGTTGCCCTAAACAACCCACCGGAGATGCCTAG